One segment of Strix uralensis isolate ZFMK-TIS-50842 chromosome 11, bStrUra1, whole genome shotgun sequence DNA contains the following:
- the SEMA6D gene encoding semaphorin-6D isoform X3 — protein MAGNQQVVNQCCHQGSTHLSPAMRLPLLCASVMLMSLSQCRAVSFPEDEDPINVVDYHYSRQYPVFRGRPSGNESQHRLDFQLMLKIRDTLYIAGRDQVYTVNLNEVPKSEVTPSKKLTWRSRQQDRENCAMKGKHKDECHNFIKVFVPRNDEMVFVCGTNAFNPMCRYYRLNTLEYDGEEISGLARCPFDARQTNVALFADGKLYSATVADFLASDAVIYRSMGDGSALRTIKYDSKWIKEPHFLHAIEYGNYVYFFFREIAVEHNNLGKAVYSRVARICKNDMGGSQRVLEKHWTSFLKARLNCSVPGDSFFYFDVLQSITDIMEINGVPTVVGVFTTQLNSIPGSAVCAFSMDDIEKVFKGRFKEQKTPDSVWTAVPEDKVPKPRPGCCAKHGLAEAYKTSIDFPDETLSFIKSHPLMDSAVPSVIEEPWFTKTRVRYRLTAIAVDHAAGPYQNYTVIFVGSEAGVVLKILAKTRPFSLNDSVLLEEIEAYNHAKCNAESEEDRRVISLQLDRDHHALFVAFSSCVIRIPLSRCERHGSCKKACIASRDPYCGWLDHEACGRVTPGMLFSLFVSYNHSTGGYVQDVEYGNTAQLGDCHDMEFSSASITTMASIPVISPKVIGSWKPKVTGSRKFVVQDDPNTSDYSDPLSGVPKGVRWEVQSGESNQMVHMNVLITCVFAAFVLGAFIAGVAVYCYRDIFVRKSRKIHKDAESAQSCTDSSGSFAKLNGLFDSPVKEYQQNIDSPKLYTNLLTSRKELPPNGDTKSMMMDHRGQPPELAALPTPESTPVLQQKTLQAMKSQSDKAHSNLNASRKETPLKSPQFFPSSPPPHSPLSHGHIPSAIVLPNATHDYNTSFSNSNAHKADKKMQHIDHPLTKPSSKRDHRRSVDSRNTLNDFLKHLNETTGNPKAIMGDIQVAHQTLMLDPMGNMSEIPPKVPNREASLYSPPSTLPRNSPTKRVDVPTTPAVPMTSLERQRGYPKNSSQRHSISALPKNLNSPNGVLLSRQPSINRGGYMPPAAGTKMDYMQGTPVTVHLQPSLSRQSSYTSNGTLPRTGIKRTPSLKPDVPPKPSFVPQTTSVRPLNKYSY, from the exons GTAGTTAACCAGTGTTGCCACCAAGGTAGTACTCATCTTTCACCAGCCATGAGGCTTCCTCTGCTTTGTGCCTCCGTGATGCTAATGAGTCTGTCCCAGTGCCGAGCTGTCAGCTTCCCTGAAGATGAGGACCCCATTAATGTTGTTGACTACCACT ATTCAAGGCAATATCCAGTATTTAGAGGACGCCCTTCAGGCAATGAATCTCAGCACAGACTGGACTTCCAACTGATGTTGAAAATTCGAGACACACTTTATATTGCTGGCAG GGACCAAGTTTATACTGTAAACTTAAATGAAGTTCCAAAATCGGAAGTTACTCCAAGCAAG AAATTAACATGGAGGTCAAGGCAGCAGGACAGAGAGAACTGTGCTATGAAGGGCAAACACAAA GATGAATGCCATAACTTCATTAAAGTCTTTGTTCCAAGAAATGATGAGATGGTGTTTGTCTGTGGAACAAATGCATTTAACCCAATGTGCAGATACTATCGG ctgAATACCTTAGAGTATGATGGGGAGGAAATTAGTGGTTTGGCAAGATGCCCGTTTGATGCCAGACAAACCAATGTCGCCCTCTTTGCTG ATGGAAAACTGTATTCAGCAACAGTAGCAGATTTCCTGGCAAGTGATGCTGTTATTTATCGCAGCATGGGGGATGGATCTGCCCTAAGAACAATAAAGTATGATTCCAAATGGATAAAAG AACCACACTTCCTCCACGCCATAGAATACGGGAACTACGTTTATTTCTTCTTCCGAGAAATTGCTGTAGAGCACAATAATTTAGGCAAG GCTGTGTATTCCCGTGTGGCACGCATATGCAAAAATGACATGGGGGGGTCCCAAAGAGTCCTGGAGAAACATTGGACATCCTTTTTGAAAGCTCGGCTCAACTGCTCAGTTCCCGGGGATTCATTCTTCTACTTTGATGTTCTGCAGTCTATCACAGACATAATGGAAATCAATGGAGTCCCCACGGTTGTCGGTGTATTCACCACACAGCTTAACAG CATCCCTGGTTCAGCAGTGTGTGCTTTCAGCATGGATGACATTGAGAAAGTTTTCAAAGGGAGATTTAAAGAACAAAAGACTCCTGACTCTGTTTGGACAGCTGTACCTGAAGACAAAGTACCAAAGCCAAG ACCTGGCTGCTGTGCAAAACATGGCCTAGCAGAGGCTTACAAAACCTCCATTGATTTCCCAGACGAAACACTCTCCTTCATCAAATCTCATCCTTTGATGGATTCAGCTGTTCCCTCAGTCATTGAGGAGCCCTGGTTTACCAAAACTCGTGTCAG ATACAGATTGACAGCAATTGCTGTAGACCACGCTGCTGGGCCCTACCAGAACTACACAGTCATATTTGTTGGCTCCGAAGCAGGAGTAGTACTTAAAATCTTGGCAAAGACCAGGCCTTTTTCTTTGAATGACAGCGTATTACTGGAAGAGATTGAAGCATATAATCATGCAAA GTGTAATGCTGAGAGCGAGGAGGACAGAAGAGTCATTTCCCTTCAGCTGGATAGAGACCACCATGCTCTGTTCGTGGCATTCTCCAGCTGCGTCATTAGAATTCCTCTGAGTCGGTGTGAGCGTCATGGTTCATGTAAAAA GGCATGTATTGCTTCACGGGACCCATACTGTGGCTGGTTAGACCACGAGGCATGTGGAAGAGTGACACCCGGCATGCT GTTCTCTTTGTTTGTTTCATACAACCACAGCACGGGAGGATATGTACAAGATGTCGAATACGGCAACACAGCGCAGCTTGGGGACTGCCATG ACATGGAGTTCTCCTCAGCTTCCATTACCACAATGGCAAGTATCCCAGTTATATCACCTAAAGTGATTGGTTCCTGGAAACCTAAAGTGACTGGCTCTCGGAAATTTGTAGTTCAAGATGATCCAAACACTTCTGATTATTCTGATCCATTATCAGGTGTCCCAAAGG GTGTAAGGTGGGAAGTACAATCAGGAGAGTCCAACCAAATGGTACATATGAATGTCCTAATCActtgtgtctttgctgctttTGTCCTGGGAGCCTTTATTGCGGGAGTGGCCGTTTACTGTTACCGGGATATATTTGTACGGAAATCCAGGAAAATACACAAAGATGCAGAATCAGCTCAGTCCTGTACTGACTCCAGTGGGAGCTTTGCTAAACTGAATGGGCTGTTTGATAGTCCCGTCAAGGAATATCAGCAAAACATTGATTCACCCAAACTTTACACAAACCTGTTGACTAGCAGAAAGGAGTTGCCACCAAATGGTGATACGAAGTCCATGATGATGGACCACAGGGGCCAGCCTCCAGAATTAGCTGCACTTCCAACTCCTGAATCTACACCAGTTCTTCAACAAAAGACTCTGCAGGCTATGAAAAGTCAGTCGGACAAAGCGCATAGTAACCTCAATGCTTCACGAAAGGAAACCCCCCTAAAAAGCCCTCAGttttttccttccagtcctcCACCCCACTCTCCTCTAAGTCACGGGCATATTCCTAGTGCTATCGTTCTTCCCAACGCGACCCATGATTACAATACATCTTTCTCAAATTCTAATGCGCACAAGGCAGACAAAAAGATGCAACATATCGATCATCCACTTACAAAACCATCCAGCAAAAGAGACCACAGGAGATCTGTTGATTCCAGGAACACCCTGAATGATTTTCTGAAACACTTAAATGAAACTACTGGTAATCCCAAAGCAATTATGGGAGATATTCAAGTGGCCCACCAGACTTTAATGCTGGATCCAATGGGAAATATGTCCGAGATCCCACCTAAGGTTCCCAACAGGGAGGCATCTTTATACTCTCCCCCATCAACTCTTCCAAGAAACAGCCCCACAAAACGAGTGGACGTTCCCACCACCCCTGCAGTACCAATGACCTCTTTGGAAAGGCAGAGAGGTTATCCCAAAAATTCTTCACAAAGGCATTCAATATCTGCCCTTCCTAAAAACTTAAACTCACCAAATGGTGTTTTGTTATCCAGACAGCCTAGTATTAATCGGGGGGGGTACATGCCTCCCGCGGCAGGCACAAAGATGGACTACATGCAAGGGACGCCTGTCACCGTTCACCTCCAGCCTTCCTTGTCCAGGCAAAGCAGTTACACGAGCAACGGCACCCTTCCTCGTACAGGAATAAAGAGGACACCCTCCTTAAAACCCGACGTGCCACCAAAACCCTCATTTGTTCCTCAGACAACTTCAGTCAGACCACTGAACAAATACAGTTACTAG
- the SEMA6D gene encoding semaphorin-6D isoform X1, whose amino-acid sequence MAGNQQVVNQCCHQGSTHLSPAMRLPLLCASVMLMSLSQCRAVSFPEDEDPINVVDYHYSRQYPVFRGRPSGNESQHRLDFQLMLKIRDTLYIAGRDQVYTVNLNEVPKSEVTPSKKLTWRSRQQDRENCAMKGKHKDECHNFIKVFVPRNDEMVFVCGTNAFNPMCRYYRLNTLEYDGEEISGLARCPFDARQTNVALFADGKLYSATVADFLASDAVIYRSMGDGSALRTIKYDSKWIKEPHFLHAIEYGNYVYFFFREIAVEHNNLGKAVYSRVARICKNDMGGSQRVLEKHWTSFLKARLNCSVPGDSFFYFDVLQSITDIMEINGVPTVVGVFTTQLNSIPGSAVCAFSMDDIEKVFKGRFKEQKTPDSVWTAVPEDKVPKPRPGCCAKHGLAEAYKTSIDFPDETLSFIKSHPLMDSAVPSVIEEPWFTKTRVRYRLTAIAVDHAAGPYQNYTVIFVGSEAGVVLKILAKTRPFSLNDSVLLEEIEAYNHAKCNAESEEDRRVISLQLDRDHHALFVAFSSCVIRIPLSRCERHGSCKKACIASRDPYCGWLDHEACGRVTPGMLFSLFVSYNHSTGGYVQDVEYGNTAQLGDCHEILPTTATPDYKIFGDPTSDMEFSSASITTMASIPVISPKVIGSWKPKVTGSRKFVVQDDPNTSDYSDPLSGVPKGVRWEVQSGESNQMVHMNVLITCVFAAFVLGAFIAGVAVYCYRDIFVRKSRKIHKDAESAQSCTDSSGSFAKLNGLFDSPVKEYQQNIDSPKLYTNLLTSRKELPPNGDTKSMMMDHRGQPPELAALPTPESTPVLQQKTLQAMKSQSDKAHSNLNASRKETPLKSPQFFPSSPPPHSPLSHGHIPSAIVLPNATHDYNTSFSNSNAHKADKKMQHIDHPLTKPSSKRDHRRSVDSRNTLNDFLKHLNETTGNPKAIMGDIQVAHQTLMLDPMGNMSEIPPKVPNREASLYSPPSTLPRNSPTKRVDVPTTPAVPMTSLERQRGYPKNSSQRHSISALPKNLNSPNGVLLSRQPSINRGGYMPPAAGTKMDYMQGTPVTVHLQPSLSRQSSYTSNGTLPRTGIKRTPSLKPDVPPKPSFVPQTTSVRPLNKYSY is encoded by the exons GTAGTTAACCAGTGTTGCCACCAAGGTAGTACTCATCTTTCACCAGCCATGAGGCTTCCTCTGCTTTGTGCCTCCGTGATGCTAATGAGTCTGTCCCAGTGCCGAGCTGTCAGCTTCCCTGAAGATGAGGACCCCATTAATGTTGTTGACTACCACT ATTCAAGGCAATATCCAGTATTTAGAGGACGCCCTTCAGGCAATGAATCTCAGCACAGACTGGACTTCCAACTGATGTTGAAAATTCGAGACACACTTTATATTGCTGGCAG GGACCAAGTTTATACTGTAAACTTAAATGAAGTTCCAAAATCGGAAGTTACTCCAAGCAAG AAATTAACATGGAGGTCAAGGCAGCAGGACAGAGAGAACTGTGCTATGAAGGGCAAACACAAA GATGAATGCCATAACTTCATTAAAGTCTTTGTTCCAAGAAATGATGAGATGGTGTTTGTCTGTGGAACAAATGCATTTAACCCAATGTGCAGATACTATCGG ctgAATACCTTAGAGTATGATGGGGAGGAAATTAGTGGTTTGGCAAGATGCCCGTTTGATGCCAGACAAACCAATGTCGCCCTCTTTGCTG ATGGAAAACTGTATTCAGCAACAGTAGCAGATTTCCTGGCAAGTGATGCTGTTATTTATCGCAGCATGGGGGATGGATCTGCCCTAAGAACAATAAAGTATGATTCCAAATGGATAAAAG AACCACACTTCCTCCACGCCATAGAATACGGGAACTACGTTTATTTCTTCTTCCGAGAAATTGCTGTAGAGCACAATAATTTAGGCAAG GCTGTGTATTCCCGTGTGGCACGCATATGCAAAAATGACATGGGGGGGTCCCAAAGAGTCCTGGAGAAACATTGGACATCCTTTTTGAAAGCTCGGCTCAACTGCTCAGTTCCCGGGGATTCATTCTTCTACTTTGATGTTCTGCAGTCTATCACAGACATAATGGAAATCAATGGAGTCCCCACGGTTGTCGGTGTATTCACCACACAGCTTAACAG CATCCCTGGTTCAGCAGTGTGTGCTTTCAGCATGGATGACATTGAGAAAGTTTTCAAAGGGAGATTTAAAGAACAAAAGACTCCTGACTCTGTTTGGACAGCTGTACCTGAAGACAAAGTACCAAAGCCAAG ACCTGGCTGCTGTGCAAAACATGGCCTAGCAGAGGCTTACAAAACCTCCATTGATTTCCCAGACGAAACACTCTCCTTCATCAAATCTCATCCTTTGATGGATTCAGCTGTTCCCTCAGTCATTGAGGAGCCCTGGTTTACCAAAACTCGTGTCAG ATACAGATTGACAGCAATTGCTGTAGACCACGCTGCTGGGCCCTACCAGAACTACACAGTCATATTTGTTGGCTCCGAAGCAGGAGTAGTACTTAAAATCTTGGCAAAGACCAGGCCTTTTTCTTTGAATGACAGCGTATTACTGGAAGAGATTGAAGCATATAATCATGCAAA GTGTAATGCTGAGAGCGAGGAGGACAGAAGAGTCATTTCCCTTCAGCTGGATAGAGACCACCATGCTCTGTTCGTGGCATTCTCCAGCTGCGTCATTAGAATTCCTCTGAGTCGGTGTGAGCGTCATGGTTCATGTAAAAA GGCATGTATTGCTTCACGGGACCCATACTGTGGCTGGTTAGACCACGAGGCATGTGGAAGAGTGACACCCGGCATGCT GTTCTCTTTGTTTGTTTCATACAACCACAGCACGGGAGGATATGTACAAGATGTCGAATACGGCAACACAGCGCAGCTTGGGGACTGCCATG AAATTTTGCCTACTACAGCTACACCAGATTACAAAATATTTGGCGACCCAACATCTg ACATGGAGTTCTCCTCAGCTTCCATTACCACAATGGCAAGTATCCCAGTTATATCACCTAAAGTGATTGGTTCCTGGAAACCTAAAGTGACTGGCTCTCGGAAATTTGTAGTTCAAGATGATCCAAACACTTCTGATTATTCTGATCCATTATCAGGTGTCCCAAAGG GTGTAAGGTGGGAAGTACAATCAGGAGAGTCCAACCAAATGGTACATATGAATGTCCTAATCActtgtgtctttgctgctttTGTCCTGGGAGCCTTTATTGCGGGAGTGGCCGTTTACTGTTACCGGGATATATTTGTACGGAAATCCAGGAAAATACACAAAGATGCAGAATCAGCTCAGTCCTGTACTGACTCCAGTGGGAGCTTTGCTAAACTGAATGGGCTGTTTGATAGTCCCGTCAAGGAATATCAGCAAAACATTGATTCACCCAAACTTTACACAAACCTGTTGACTAGCAGAAAGGAGTTGCCACCAAATGGTGATACGAAGTCCATGATGATGGACCACAGGGGCCAGCCTCCAGAATTAGCTGCACTTCCAACTCCTGAATCTACACCAGTTCTTCAACAAAAGACTCTGCAGGCTATGAAAAGTCAGTCGGACAAAGCGCATAGTAACCTCAATGCTTCACGAAAGGAAACCCCCCTAAAAAGCCCTCAGttttttccttccagtcctcCACCCCACTCTCCTCTAAGTCACGGGCATATTCCTAGTGCTATCGTTCTTCCCAACGCGACCCATGATTACAATACATCTTTCTCAAATTCTAATGCGCACAAGGCAGACAAAAAGATGCAACATATCGATCATCCACTTACAAAACCATCCAGCAAAAGAGACCACAGGAGATCTGTTGATTCCAGGAACACCCTGAATGATTTTCTGAAACACTTAAATGAAACTACTGGTAATCCCAAAGCAATTATGGGAGATATTCAAGTGGCCCACCAGACTTTAATGCTGGATCCAATGGGAAATATGTCCGAGATCCCACCTAAGGTTCCCAACAGGGAGGCATCTTTATACTCTCCCCCATCAACTCTTCCAAGAAACAGCCCCACAAAACGAGTGGACGTTCCCACCACCCCTGCAGTACCAATGACCTCTTTGGAAAGGCAGAGAGGTTATCCCAAAAATTCTTCACAAAGGCATTCAATATCTGCCCTTCCTAAAAACTTAAACTCACCAAATGGTGTTTTGTTATCCAGACAGCCTAGTATTAATCGGGGGGGGTACATGCCTCCCGCGGCAGGCACAAAGATGGACTACATGCAAGGGACGCCTGTCACCGTTCACCTCCAGCCTTCCTTGTCCAGGCAAAGCAGTTACACGAGCAACGGCACCCTTCCTCGTACAGGAATAAAGAGGACACCCTCCTTAAAACCCGACGTGCCACCAAAACCCTCATTTGTTCCTCAGACAACTTCAGTCAGACCACTGAACAAATACAGTTACTAG